One Patescibacteria group bacterium DNA window includes the following coding sequences:
- a CDS encoding response regulator translates to MAKKVLIIEDEESLRHMFASMLKTNGFEVETAENGELGFKKVKQWDPDLILLDLLMPVMDGYDVLKRLKSEDEGGHIPVIVLTSLSRGEEERKAKLLGADDFLRKDDVHLQDIIDKIGKLIGKKE, encoded by the coding sequence GGTATTAATCATCGAAGACGAGGAGTCATTGCGCCACATGTTTGCCTCCATGCTTAAAACTAACGGGTTTGAGGTAGAAACTGCTGAAAACGGAGAGTTGGGATTTAAAAAAGTGAAACAATGGGACCCAGATCTTATTTTATTGGATCTTTTGATGCCGGTAATGGATGGTTACGATGTCTTAAAGAGATTAAAATCAGAAGATGAGGGCGGGCATATTCCCGTGATAGTTTTGACTAGCCTTAGTCGGGGGGAAGAGGAGAGAAAAGCTAAACTTTTAGGCGCTGATGATTTTTTAAGGAAAGACGACGTGCACTTGCAGGATATTATAGATAAGATTGGTAAACTTATAGGCAAGAAGGAGTAA